A single Micromonospora sp. CCTCC AA 2012012 DNA region contains:
- the otsB gene encoding trehalose-phosphatase encodes MDPELRAAIGRIARVPQLLVACDYDGTLAPIVEDPSKAVPLPESVAAIRALASLPQTSVAVVSGRALRDLATLSRLPSEVHLVGSHGSEFDIGFVERLTPELIAVRTRLREALREIAAAHPGVRLERKPASVAVHTRGLDPQVAAAAVDAVRSGPATWDDVTVTQGKEVIELSVVATHKGTAVDQLRTQLAASAVLFIGDDVTDENAFGNLHGPDVGIKIGPGETRADHRVAEPIEAARALGLLLETRRHWLFGERAVPIERHSMLANGRTVALLTPEAKVTWLCHPKPDSAAIFADLVGGSPAGHFSVAPERGGIPLGQRYRNGTMTVETRWSGLTVTDWLDLPARETTPDGPAVVTGDSTMVRVLDGRGKVRIEFAPRPEFGQVQVQLQPLDDGLLVLGSNEPVALYSPGVTWEVTNDGGYETAKAVVDLSAAGGQVVLELRFGTQSLEHHRVPVHERQANAEQPWKDWVASLRLPTTARDLVARSALTLRGLCHEATGSILAAATTSLPEELGGVRNWDYRYCWLRDAAMTARALVDLGSTEEAEALLRWVDGCIERTGGHPERLHPLYTVDGYELGAEAVIDTLPGYAGSRPVRVGNLANHQLQLDVFGPIADLIAAVADARGTVREDEWRVLENMVEAVRRRWHEPDHGIWEARLPPRHHIFSKVMCWMTVDRALHVVRQHGGEDRPEWVELRDRIGANVLEHGWHDDAEAYSVAYGHEDMDASSLWIGLSGLLPGDDPRFLSTVLKIEADLRSGPVVYRYHWDDGLPGREGGFHICTAWLIEAYLRTGRRTDAEELFAQMVLTAGPTGLLPEQYDPLAERGLGNHPQAYSHLGLIRCALLLDNMLKQ; translated from the coding sequence ATGGACCCGGAGCTGCGCGCCGCCATCGGCCGCATCGCCCGGGTCCCGCAGCTCCTGGTGGCCTGTGACTACGACGGCACGCTCGCCCCGATCGTCGAGGACCCCAGCAAGGCCGTACCGCTGCCCGAGTCGGTGGCCGCGATCCGCGCGCTGGCCTCGCTGCCGCAGACCAGCGTCGCGGTCGTCTCCGGCCGGGCGCTGCGCGACCTGGCCACGCTCTCCCGGCTGCCCAGCGAGGTCCACCTCGTCGGCAGCCACGGCTCGGAGTTCGACATCGGCTTCGTCGAGCGGCTCACCCCCGAGCTGATCGCGGTCCGCACCCGGCTGCGCGAGGCGCTGCGCGAGATCGCCGCGGCCCACCCCGGCGTACGCCTGGAGCGCAAGCCGGCCAGCGTCGCGGTGCACACCCGCGGGCTCGACCCGCAGGTCGCCGCCGCCGCCGTCGACGCGGTCCGCAGCGGCCCCGCCACCTGGGACGACGTCACCGTCACCCAGGGCAAGGAGGTCATCGAGCTGTCCGTCGTGGCGACCCACAAGGGCACCGCGGTCGACCAGCTCCGCACCCAGCTCGCCGCCAGCGCGGTGCTCTTCATCGGCGACGACGTCACCGACGAGAACGCCTTCGGCAACCTGCACGGCCCGGACGTCGGCATCAAGATCGGTCCGGGCGAGACCCGGGCCGACCACCGGGTCGCCGAGCCGATCGAGGCGGCCCGGGCGCTCGGCCTGCTGCTGGAGACCCGGCGGCACTGGCTCTTCGGCGAGCGCGCGGTCCCCATCGAGCGCCACTCGATGCTGGCCAACGGCCGTACGGTCGCGCTGCTGACGCCCGAGGCGAAGGTCACCTGGCTCTGCCACCCCAAGCCCGACTCGGCGGCGATCTTCGCCGACCTGGTCGGCGGCAGCCCCGCCGGGCACTTCAGCGTCGCCCCGGAGCGCGGCGGCATCCCGCTCGGCCAGCGCTACCGCAACGGCACGATGACGGTGGAGACCCGCTGGTCGGGGCTGACGGTCACCGACTGGCTGGACCTGCCGGCCAGGGAGACCACCCCCGACGGCCCGGCCGTCGTCACCGGCGACTCGACCATGGTCCGGGTGCTCGACGGTCGCGGCAAGGTCCGCATCGAGTTCGCCCCGCGCCCGGAGTTCGGTCAGGTCCAGGTGCAGCTCCAGCCGCTCGACGACGGGCTGCTGGTGCTCGGCTCCAACGAGCCCGTCGCGCTCTATTCCCCCGGCGTGACCTGGGAGGTCACCAACGACGGCGGGTACGAGACGGCGAAGGCCGTGGTCGACCTGTCGGCGGCCGGCGGCCAGGTGGTGCTGGAGCTGCGCTTCGGCACCCAGAGCCTGGAACACCACCGGGTGCCGGTGCACGAGCGGCAGGCCAACGCCGAGCAGCCCTGGAAGGACTGGGTGGCCTCGCTGCGGCTGCCCACCACCGCCCGGGACCTGGTGGCCCGCAGCGCGCTCACCCTGCGCGGGCTCTGCCACGAGGCCACCGGCTCCATCCTCGCCGCGGCGACCACCTCGCTCCCCGAGGAGCTGGGCGGCGTCCGCAACTGGGACTACCGCTACTGCTGGCTGCGGGACGCGGCGATGACCGCCCGCGCGCTGGTCGACCTCGGCTCCACCGAGGAGGCGGAGGCGCTGCTGCGCTGGGTCGACGGCTGCATCGAGCGCACCGGCGGGCACCCGGAGCGGCTGCACCCGCTCTACACCGTGGACGGGTACGAGCTGGGCGCCGAGGCGGTCATCGACACCCTCCCCGGCTATGCCGGCTCCCGCCCGGTACGCGTCGGCAACCTCGCCAACCACCAGCTCCAGCTCGACGTCTTCGGCCCGATCGCCGACCTGATCGCCGCCGTCGCCGACGCCCGGGGCACCGTCCGGGAGGACGAGTGGCGGGTGCTGGAGAACATGGTCGAGGCGGTCCGCCGCCGTTGGCACGAGCCCGACCACGGCATCTGGGAGGCCCGCCTCCCCCCGCGGCACCACATCTTCTCCAAGGTGATGTGCTGGATGACCGTCGACCGGGCGCTGCACGTGGTGCGGCAGCACGGCGGCGAGGACCGCCCCGAGTGGGTCGAACTGCGGGACCGGATCGGCGCGAACGTCCTCGAACACGGCTGGCACGACGACGCCGAGGCGTACAGCGTCGCGTACGGGCACGAGGACATGGACGCCTCCTCGCTCTGGATCGGTCTGTCGGGGCTGCTCCCGGGCGACGACCCGCGCTTCCTCTCCACCGTGCTCAAGATCGAGGCGGATCTGCGCAGCGGCCCGGTCGTCTACCGCTACCACTGGGACGACGGTCTGCCCGGCCGCGAGGGCGGCTTCCACATCTGCACGGCGTGGCTGATCGAGGCGTACCTGCGCACCGGGCGGCGGACCGACGCGGAGGAGCTGTTCGCCCAGATGGTGCTCACGGCGGGCCCGACCGGGCTGCTCCCCGAGCAGTACGACCCGCTGGCCGAGCGCGGGCTGGGCAACCACCCGCAGGCGTACAGCCACCTCGGGCTGATCCGCTGCGCCCTGCTGCTGGACAACATGCTCAAGCAGTAG
- a CDS encoding acyl-CoA thioesterase, with amino-acid sequence MTDRFVYHCTLRWSDLDAYGHVNNSRFLTLYEEARVALMFAGGRAWGVGSFADGVVIRRHEVDYLRPVDYALGRASAEAAPTVRIELWISDVRAASFTVDYELYDGEVLASRARSVLVPFDLTAQRPRRISPEERAFLLRYAPGADVS; translated from the coding sequence GTGACTGACCGGTTCGTCTACCACTGCACGCTGCGCTGGTCCGACCTGGACGCGTACGGCCACGTCAACAACTCGCGCTTCCTCACCCTCTACGAGGAGGCGCGGGTCGCGCTGATGTTCGCCGGTGGCCGGGCGTGGGGGGTGGGCTCGTTCGCCGACGGGGTGGTCATCCGTCGGCACGAGGTCGACTACCTGCGCCCGGTCGACTACGCGCTCGGCCGGGCCAGCGCGGAGGCGGCCCCCACGGTCCGGATCGAGCTGTGGATCTCCGACGTCCGGGCCGCCTCCTTCACCGTCGACTACGAGCTGTACGACGGTGAGGTGCTGGCCAGTCGGGCCCGCTCGGTGCTGGTGCCGTTCGACCTGACCGCGCAGCGGCCCCGCCGGATCAGCCCGGAGGAGCGCGCCTTCCTGCTCCGGTACGCCCCCGGGGCGGACGTGTCATGA
- the ettA gene encoding energy-dependent translational throttle protein EttA, which translates to MAQFIYVLEKARKAHGDKVVLDNVTLNFLPGAKIGVVGPNGAGKSSLLKIMAGWDRPSNGEARLMPGYTVGMLAQEPALNDAKTVLGNVEEAVAETKAKLERFNKIAEQMATDYSDELMEEMGKLQEELDHLDAWDIDSKLELAMDALRCPPPDADVTQLSGGERRRVALCKLLLEAPDLLLLDEPTNHLDAESVSWLEQHLAKYAGTVMAITHDRYFLDNVANWILELDRGRAYPYEGNYSTYLEKKAARLAVEGRRDAKMKKRLTEELEWVRSNAKARQTKSKARLDRYDEMANEAEKTRKLDFEEIQIPPGPRLGSTVIEAHHLSKGFGDRLLIDNLSFSLPRNGIVGIIGPNGVGKTTLFKTIVGLEQPTGGDVRVGPTVSLSYVDQNRQGLAGDKTVWEVVSDGLDYLMVGKVEMPSRAYIAAFGFKGPDQQKPTKVLSGGERNRLNLALTLKIGGNVILLDEPTNDLDVETLSSLENALLEFPGCAVVISHDRMFLDRVATHILAWEGDDENPAKWFWFEGNFEAYEKNKVDRLGADAARPHRVTYRKLTRD; encoded by the coding sequence GTGGCCCAGTTCATCTACGTCCTGGAAAAGGCGCGCAAGGCGCACGGCGACAAGGTCGTGCTCGACAACGTGACGCTGAACTTCCTGCCGGGGGCCAAGATCGGTGTGGTCGGCCCGAACGGTGCCGGTAAGTCCAGCCTCCTCAAGATCATGGCAGGGTGGGACCGGCCGAGCAACGGCGAGGCCCGGCTGATGCCCGGCTACACCGTCGGCATGCTCGCCCAGGAGCCCGCGCTCAACGACGCCAAGACCGTCCTCGGCAACGTCGAGGAGGCCGTCGCCGAGACCAAGGCCAAGCTGGAGCGGTTCAACAAGATCGCCGAGCAGATGGCGACGGACTACTCCGACGAGCTGATGGAGGAGATGGGCAAGCTCCAGGAGGAGCTGGACCACCTCGACGCCTGGGACATCGACTCCAAGCTCGAACTGGCCATGGACGCGCTGCGCTGCCCGCCGCCGGACGCCGACGTCACCCAGCTCTCCGGTGGTGAGCGCCGCCGGGTCGCGCTCTGCAAGCTGCTGCTCGAGGCGCCCGACCTGCTGCTGCTCGACGAGCCCACCAACCACCTGGACGCGGAGAGCGTCTCCTGGCTGGAGCAGCACCTGGCCAAGTACGCCGGCACCGTCATGGCGATCACCCACGACCGGTACTTCCTCGACAACGTGGCCAACTGGATCCTGGAGCTGGACCGCGGCCGGGCCTACCCGTACGAGGGCAACTACTCCACCTACCTGGAGAAGAAGGCCGCCCGGCTCGCCGTCGAGGGTCGCCGCGACGCCAAGATGAAGAAGCGGCTCACCGAGGAACTGGAGTGGGTCCGCTCCAACGCCAAGGCCCGGCAGACCAAGTCCAAGGCCCGCCTCGACCGGTACGACGAGATGGCCAACGAGGCGGAGAAGACCCGGAAGCTGGACTTCGAGGAGATCCAGATCCCGCCGGGCCCGCGCCTGGGCAGCACCGTCATCGAGGCGCACCACCTCAGCAAGGGCTTCGGTGACCGGCTGCTGATCGACAACCTGTCGTTCTCGCTGCCGCGCAACGGCATCGTCGGCATCATCGGTCCGAACGGCGTCGGCAAGACCACGCTCTTCAAGACCATCGTCGGGCTGGAGCAGCCGACCGGCGGCGACGTCCGGGTCGGTCCCACCGTCTCGCTGTCGTACGTCGACCAGAACCGGCAGGGCCTGGCCGGTGACAAGACGGTCTGGGAGGTCGTCTCCGACGGCCTGGACTACCTGATGGTCGGCAAGGTCGAGATGCCGTCCCGGGCGTACATCGCCGCGTTCGGCTTCAAGGGGCCGGACCAGCAGAAGCCCACCAAGGTGCTCTCCGGCGGCGAGCGGAACCGGCTCAACCTGGCGCTGACCCTCAAGATCGGCGGCAACGTCATCCTGCTCGACGAGCCGACCAACGACCTGGACGTGGAGACCCTCTCCAGCCTGGAGAACGCGCTGCTGGAGTTCCCCGGCTGCGCCGTGGTCATCTCCCACGACCGGATGTTCCTGGACCGGGTCGCCACGCACATCCTGGCCTGGGAGGGCGACGACGAGAACCCGGCCAAGTGGTTCTGGTTCGAGGGCAACTTCGAGGCGTACGAGAAGAACAAGGTCGACCGGCTCGGTGCCGACGCGGCCCGCCCGCACCGGGTGACCTACCGCAAGCTCACCCGTGACTGA
- the cobC gene encoding Rv2231c family pyridoxal phosphate-dependent protein CobC has protein sequence MRAELIGTPAPGPDPATGHEPDLAHHGDVEATPGLVDLAVNVRRAPMPDWLADPVVAALGDLAAYPDPAPARAAVAARHGRPPEEVLLTAGAAEGFVLIARALRGARRPVVVHPQFTEPEAALRAAGHSVERVLLDPADGFRLDPARVPADADLVMIGNPTNPTSVLHPAGALAALARPGRVLVVDEAFADTTRAPGVEGEPESLAARRDLPGLVVVRSLTKTWGLAGLRIGYLLGEAGLLARFAAAQPLWAVSTPALAAATACASPAAVAAEREIAATLAADRDHLVDRLSGLPGVRVAGQPASAFVLIHLSGADRVRERLRERGWAVRRGDTFPGLGPDWLRIAVRDPATSDAFTEVLAEILEA, from the coding sequence ATGCGCGCTGAGCTGATCGGGACGCCGGCCCCCGGCCCGGACCCGGCGACCGGGCACGAGCCGGACCTCGCCCACCACGGCGACGTCGAGGCGACCCCCGGCCTGGTCGACCTCGCGGTCAACGTCCGGCGCGCCCCGATGCCCGACTGGCTCGCCGACCCGGTCGTCGCCGCCCTCGGCGATCTCGCCGCCTATCCCGACCCGGCGCCCGCCCGCGCCGCGGTCGCCGCCCGGCACGGCCGTCCCCCGGAAGAGGTACTCCTCACCGCCGGTGCCGCCGAGGGTTTCGTGCTGATCGCCCGGGCGCTGCGCGGGGCCCGCCGGCCGGTGGTGGTGCACCCGCAGTTCACCGAGCCGGAGGCCGCCCTGCGCGCGGCCGGTCACTCCGTCGAGCGGGTGCTGCTCGACCCGGCCGACGGCTTCCGGCTCGACCCGGCCCGGGTGCCTGCCGACGCCGATCTGGTGATGATCGGCAACCCCACCAACCCGACCTCGGTGCTGCACCCGGCCGGCGCGCTGGCCGCGCTGGCCCGGCCCGGCCGGGTGCTGGTGGTCGATGAGGCGTTCGCCGACACCACCCGGGCACCCGGCGTCGAGGGCGAGCCGGAGTCCCTGGCCGCCCGCCGCGACCTGCCCGGCCTGGTCGTGGTGCGCAGCCTGACCAAGACCTGGGGCCTGGCCGGCCTGCGGATCGGCTACCTGCTCGGCGAGGCCGGGCTGCTGGCCCGGTTCGCCGCGGCCCAGCCGCTCTGGGCGGTCTCCACCCCGGCGCTCGCCGCCGCGACCGCCTGCGCGAGCCCGGCCGCCGTCGCGGCCGAGCGCGAGATCGCCGCGACGCTCGCCGCCGACCGCGACCACCTGGTCGACCGCCTGTCCGGCCTGCCCGGCGTACGCGTCGCGGGCCAGCCGGCCAGCGCCTTCGTGCTGATCCACCTTTCCGGCGCCGACCGGGTACGCGAACGGCTGCGCGAGCGGGGCTGGGCGGTCCGCCGGGGCGACACCTTTCCGGGGCTCGGCCCGGACTGGCTGCGGATCGCGGTGCGCGACCCGGCGACCAGCGACGCGTTCACCGAGGTACTGGCGGAGATCCTGGAGGCATGA
- the cobT gene encoding nicotinate-nucleotide--dimethylbenzimidazole phosphoribosyltransferase, with product MLESTVAAIGPLDETAMAAARDLQSRLTKPAGSLGALEPLSVRLAGLAGSCPPPLPEPAAVAIFAGDHGVHAQGVTPWPQEVTAQMIGNFLAGGAVVNAFARQAGASVTVVDVGVATPLPFDPTDQTGSGGGVGEVGGPRLLRANVRAGTRDLTVTAALTRDEARAAVETGIRVAGELVDAGAGILLTGDMGIGNTTPAAALIAAFTGVDPTEATGRGTGVDDETYARKVGVVRAALDRHAPDPADPLGVLAAVGGLEHAALAGLILGAAARRVPVLLDGVIAVSAALAAAAFAPDAVGAMVAGHRSAEPGATAALRHLGLDPLIDLGLRLGEGTGALLALPVVTGAVRVLHEVATFDSAGVAEK from the coding sequence ATGTTGGAGTCCACCGTCGCGGCGATCGGCCCGCTGGACGAGACGGCGATGGCGGCCGCCCGCGACCTCCAGAGCCGGCTGACCAAGCCGGCCGGTTCGCTCGGCGCCCTCGAACCCCTCTCCGTACGCCTCGCCGGCCTGGCCGGGAGCTGCCCGCCGCCGCTGCCGGAGCCGGCCGCGGTGGCGATCTTCGCCGGTGACCACGGCGTGCACGCCCAGGGGGTGACCCCGTGGCCGCAGGAGGTCACCGCCCAGATGATCGGCAACTTCCTGGCCGGCGGCGCGGTCGTCAACGCCTTCGCCCGGCAGGCCGGCGCCTCGGTCACCGTGGTCGACGTCGGCGTGGCCACCCCGCTGCCGTTCGACCCGACCGACCAGACCGGCTCGGGAGGCGGGGTCGGCGAGGTGGGCGGGCCGCGGCTGCTGCGGGCCAACGTCCGCGCCGGCACCCGGGACCTGACCGTCACCGCCGCGCTCACCCGGGACGAGGCGCGGGCGGCCGTGGAGACCGGCATCCGGGTCGCCGGTGAGCTGGTGGACGCGGGCGCGGGCATCCTGCTCACCGGGGACATGGGCATCGGCAACACCACCCCGGCGGCCGCACTGATCGCCGCCTTCACCGGCGTCGACCCGACCGAGGCGACCGGCCGGGGCACCGGGGTGGACGACGAGACGTACGCCCGGAAGGTCGGCGTGGTCCGCGCGGCGCTGGACCGGCACGCGCCGGACCCGGCGGACCCACTGGGGGTGCTGGCCGCGGTCGGCGGGCTGGAGCACGCCGCGCTGGCCGGGCTGATCCTGGGCGCCGCCGCCCGTCGCGTCCCGGTGCTGCTGGACGGCGTGATCGCGGTCAGCGCCGCGCTCGCCGCCGCGGCCTTCGCCCCCGACGCGGTCGGCGCGATGGTCGCCGGGCACCGCTCGGCCGAGCCGGGCGCCACCGCCGCGCTGCGGCACCTGGGCCTCGACCCGCTGATCGACCTGGGGCTGCGCCTCGGCGAGGGGACCGGTGCGCTGCTCGCGTTGCCGGTCGTCACCGGGGCGGTCCGGGTGCTGCACGAGGTGGCCACCTTCGACTCGGCCGGGGTGGCCGAGAAGTGA
- a CDS encoding alpha,alpha-trehalose-phosphate synthase (UDP-forming): protein MTVRSSFVVVANRLPVDEVSTPEGRQWRRSPGGLVTALHPVLAEHQGTWVGWAGGTGAAPEPFDLEGIRLHPVPLSAEELERYYEGQSNATIWPLYHDAVETPAYKRRWREAYRLVNARFAEAAAEVAAEGATVWVQDYQLQLVPAMLRELRPDLKIGFFLHIPFPPIELFMQMPFRTEILRGLLGADLVGFQQRLAAQNFVRLARHLLGLRYEGQMIQVDGRQVKAGAFPISIETKEMERLAEDPAIQARAKQIREELGNPKTIILGVDRLDYTKGIELRLKAFRELLSDGKLTVPDAVMVQVATPSRERVEHYQALRVKVEREVGRINGEFGRVGVPAVHYLHQSYSRSELAAMYVAADVMMVTPLRDGMNLVAKEYVASRADQGGALVLSEFAGAATELRQAFLCNPHDPDAVKDALLRAVHVEKPEARRRMRVMQRHLRTHDVGHWAKSFLTELGVPDTEVA from the coding sequence GTGACCGTCCGTAGCTCCTTTGTCGTAGTGGCGAACCGACTGCCGGTCGACGAGGTGAGCACACCCGAGGGACGGCAGTGGCGACGCAGCCCCGGCGGGCTGGTCACCGCGCTGCACCCCGTGCTCGCCGAGCACCAGGGCACCTGGGTCGGCTGGGCCGGTGGCACGGGTGCCGCCCCCGAGCCGTTCGACCTGGAGGGGATCCGGCTGCACCCGGTGCCGTTGAGCGCCGAGGAGCTGGAGCGCTACTACGAGGGCCAGTCCAACGCCACCATCTGGCCGCTCTACCACGACGCCGTGGAGACCCCGGCCTACAAGCGCCGGTGGCGCGAGGCGTACCGCCTGGTCAACGCCCGGTTCGCGGAGGCCGCGGCGGAGGTCGCGGCCGAGGGCGCGACGGTCTGGGTGCAGGACTACCAGCTCCAGCTGGTCCCGGCGATGCTGCGCGAGCTGCGGCCGGACCTGAAGATCGGCTTCTTCCTGCACATCCCGTTCCCGCCGATCGAGCTGTTCATGCAGATGCCGTTCCGGACCGAGATCCTGCGCGGTCTGCTCGGCGCCGACCTGGTCGGTTTCCAGCAGCGGCTGGCCGCGCAGAACTTCGTCCGGCTGGCCCGGCACCTGCTCGGGCTGCGCTACGAGGGCCAGATGATCCAGGTCGACGGGCGGCAGGTGAAGGCCGGCGCCTTCCCCATCTCGATCGAGACCAAGGAGATGGAGCGGCTGGCCGAGGACCCGGCGATCCAGGCCCGCGCCAAGCAGATCCGCGAGGAGCTGGGCAACCCGAAGACGATCATCCTGGGCGTGGACCGGCTGGACTACACCAAGGGCATCGAACTCCGTCTCAAGGCCTTCCGGGAACTCCTCTCTGACGGAAAGTTGACAGTTCCCGACGCGGTTATGGTGCAGGTCGCCACGCCCAGCCGCGAGCGCGTGGAGCACTACCAGGCACTACGCGTCAAGGTGGAACGCGAGGTTGGCCGGATTAATGGCGAATTCGGCCGGGTCGGCGTGCCTGCCGTGCATTATCTGCATCAGTCGTACAGTCGCTCCGAACTGGCCGCGATGTACGTCGCGGCCGACGTGATGATGGTGACCCCGCTGCGAGACGGAATGAATCTGGTGGCCAAGGAGTACGTCGCATCGCGCGCCGACCAGGGCGGCGCGCTCGTGCTCAGTGAATTCGCCGGCGCCGCCACCGAGCTGCGCCAGGCCTTCCTCTGCAACCCGCACGACCCCGACGCGGTCAAGGACGCGCTGCTGCGCGCCGTGCACGTCGAGAAACCGGAGGCCCGCCGTCGGATGCGGGTGATGCAGCGACACCTGCGCACCCACGACGTGGGCCACTGGGCCAAGTCCTTCCTGACCGAACTCGGCGTGCCCGATACGGAGGTTGCGTGA
- the cobA gene encoding uroporphyrinogen-III C-methyltransferase codes for MSGAANPYPLGLRLAGRRVVVVGGGAVATRRVPALLDAGADVLLVSPELTPALQAHVDAGRLHWEPRRFAPEDLDGAWLVQVAVDDRAAAASVSAAAAERRIFCVRADDRTAASAWTPAVTRHGPVTVAVLGGGDPHRAMTVRDAIRALLGERTGALVPPPVPPRPPVEAGAGDRAMGRVALVGAGPGDPELITVKGWRLLTEADVVVADRLVPGLLLDELRPDVELVDASKIPYGPSRTQEEINRILVDRALAGKVVVRLKGGDPYVFGRGGEELLACAAAGVPVTVVPGVTSAIAVPAVAGVPVTHRAVAHEFTVVSGHVAPDSPASLVRWESLAGLRGTLVILMGLKNLAAIADTLTGHGKDPATPVAVIQEGTTGAQRSLRSTLGAVAADVAAAGIRPPAIVVVGDVVEALA; via the coding sequence GTGAGCGGGGCAGCGAACCCCTACCCGCTCGGCCTGCGGCTCGCCGGCCGGCGGGTGGTCGTGGTGGGTGGGGGAGCGGTCGCCACCCGGCGGGTGCCCGCCCTGCTCGACGCCGGCGCCGACGTGCTGCTGGTCTCGCCGGAGCTGACCCCGGCGCTGCAGGCGCACGTGGACGCCGGCCGGCTGCACTGGGAGCCGCGCCGGTTCGCCCCCGAGGACCTCGACGGGGCGTGGCTGGTCCAGGTGGCCGTCGACGACCGGGCCGCCGCCGCGTCCGTCAGCGCCGCCGCCGCCGAGCGCCGGATCTTCTGCGTCCGGGCCGACGACCGGACGGCCGCCAGCGCGTGGACCCCGGCGGTGACCCGGCACGGCCCGGTCACCGTCGCCGTCCTCGGTGGCGGTGACCCGCACCGCGCGATGACCGTCCGCGACGCCATCCGCGCCCTGCTGGGCGAGCGGACCGGCGCGCTGGTGCCGCCCCCGGTCCCGCCGCGGCCCCCGGTCGAGGCCGGCGCCGGGGACCGGGCCATGGGGCGGGTGGCGCTGGTGGGGGCGGGGCCGGGCGACCCGGAGCTGATCACCGTGAAGGGCTGGCGGCTGCTCACCGAGGCCGACGTGGTGGTCGCCGACCGGCTCGTGCCGGGGCTGCTCCTGGACGAGCTGCGGCCCGACGTCGAGCTGGTGGACGCCTCCAAGATCCCGTACGGCCCGTCCCGGACGCAGGAGGAGATCAACCGGATCCTGGTCGACCGGGCCCTGGCCGGGAAGGTCGTGGTCCGGCTCAAGGGCGGCGACCCGTACGTCTTCGGGCGCGGCGGCGAGGAGCTGCTGGCCTGCGCGGCGGCCGGCGTGCCGGTGACCGTGGTGCCGGGCGTGACCAGCGCGATCGCGGTGCCGGCGGTGGCCGGCGTACCGGTCACCCACCGGGCGGTGGCGCACGAGTTCACCGTGGTCTCCGGGCACGTCGCGCCGGACTCGCCCGCCTCGCTGGTCCGCTGGGAGTCCCTCGCCGGGCTGCGCGGCACCCTGGTGATCCTGATGGGGCTGAAGAACCTGGCGGCGATCGCCGACACCCTCACCGGGCACGGCAAGGACCCGGCCACCCCGGTCGCCGTCATCCAGGAGGGCACGACGGGCGCCCAGCGCTCGCTGCGCTCCACCCTCGGCGCGGTGGCCGCGGACGTCGCCGCGGCGGGAATCCGCCCACCGGCGATCGTGGTCGTCGGCGACGTCGTCGAGGCCCTCGCCTGA